The Brachyspira hyodysenteriae ATCC 27164 sequence TTCTTTTTCAGTGATTATAGAACTTACTCTTGCATGAAGCAAAGCACCTGTTATATAATTAGGATATTCTTTATTATCATTTTCAAGTATTATTTTACGCATTTCATCATCTTTATATCTTTTTCCCAAATCATGGCATAATGCAGCGATAGAGGCTTTATTTGTATCAACATTATATTTTTCTGCTATTTGAATGGAAAGATCTCTTGTAGAAAATATATGTTTTGATCTGAATGGTAAATATTTTTCTATATATTCAGCTATTTTTTTTTCCTGATCATTGTATTCTTTCATAATAATTTATTCCTGTTTATGATTAATTATTTTTTATTATACTGAAATTATTTTGTAATTTCAATATTATTTACTCTGCAAATAGGCATGAAACAGAATGATTTTCTGAAATCTTTTTAGTATTTGGAATATTGTTTTTGCATTCTTCTTTTGCATATATGCATCTTGTATGGAATCTGCATCCTGAAGGAATATCTGATGCATTAGGAATTTCTCCTTTGATAGGAAGTTCTTTTATTATATTAACTCTTCCTGAAGAAGCATCTGGTACTGCCGCAATTAAAGCCTTTGTATAAGGATGTTTAGGATTATCTATTATTTCATCAGCGTCTCCAATTTCTACAATATTACCTAAATACATAACTGCTATTCTATCTGCAAAATATCTTGCTGTTGATAAATCATGAGTAATGTATATATAGCTTAAATTCTTTTCTGTTTGAAGTTCTTTCATCATATAAAGTATTTCAGCTCTTGTAGACAAATCTATCATAGAAACAGGCTCATCAGCAACAACTAGTTTAGGATTAAGTATCAAAGCTCTAGCAGTTGCTATTCTTTGACGCTGTCCACCTGAAAGCATATGAGGGTATCTTTCCATAAACTCTTCCGGAGGATTAATCTTTACATCTTTCAAAGCCTTTATAACCATTTCATCATAAACCTTTTCATCTCCCTCAATATTATGAATATATAAAGGCTCTTTTAATACATCTTTTATTTTAAATCTTGGATTCATAGAGGCATAAGGATCCTGGAATATCATCTGAACATTTCTTCTGTATTTAGCTGTTTCTTCTTTATTAAAGTTATTAATATTTTCATTTTCAAATATAATATTTCCTGAAGTAGGGTTTATCAATTTCATTACAAGCTTACCTATAGTAGTTTTTCCGCTTCCGGATTCTCCTATTATGGCAAGTATTTCTCCTCTTTTTACTTCTATACTTATATCATCAACTGCTTTTATTTCCTTTGATTTTTTAATCAAGCTTTCCACTATATTAGTACGAGGATAAAAATATTTTTTTACATTTTCAAGTTTTAATATTATATCATTCATAATTTTTCTTCTTTTTTATTATTAATTATATTTAGTTATTAATAAGATGGCATGCACATAAATGTCCGTTTCCTATATCTTTTAATATAGGCTCTTCATTTTTGCATTTATCTATTCTTTCTTTACATCTGTCATAAAACATACAGCCTTTAGGAGGATTAAGTAAATCCGGAGGAGTACCTTCTATAAACTCCAATTTGCTTACAGCTTTATTTAGTCTAGGAGTAGCAGCTAAAAGTCTTTTTGTATATGGATGTTTAGCATTTTTATATATATCTTCATTGCTTGCAAGCTCTGCAATCTTTCCTCCGTACATAACGCATACCTTATCTGAAATTTCAGCTTCTAATGCCAAATCATGCGTTATAAAAATAAATGACAAATCAAAATCTTTCTTTAATTTTTTTAATAAGTTTATAATCTGTGCCTGCACTATAACATCTAATGCAGTAGTAGGTTCATCAAGTATAATTAGTTTAGGTTTCAAAAATAGGGCAGTAGCTATAACAACTCTTTGCTTCATACCTCCTGAAAGTTCATGCGGATATCTCTTTGCAACATCAGCATGAAGTCCTACATATCCTAAATATTCTTCTATAAGTTTACTAGCCTCTGATTTGCTCATATCAATATGTCTGTTTATAGTTTCTATCATTTGGTTTTCTATAGTGTATACAGGAGTGAGGGAATTCATTGCACCTTGAAAAACCATAGATATTTTAGTCCATCTTATATTTTTTCTTACATACTCTTCTTTAAGCGGAATAATATCTTCATTATCGAGTATTATTCTTCCTCCTTCATATTTACCAGGTATAGAAGGCATTCTTAAAAGAGATGTTCCAAGACTAGTTTTACCGCATCCTGATTCACCTACAATACCTAAAGTTTCACCTTTCTTTATTTTAAAACTGATATCATTAATAGCCTTTACTAAACCTTTTGAGGTATGATAGTACATTTTTAAATTTTCTACTTCTAGTATATTTTCCATTGATAGTCCTATTTACAATAACATATTATGTTAATTATAATATAATATTAATATTTTTACAATTGACTTTTATTAAAATGAATTATTAATAAATCATATAATGAAAATGTACTCCGTTTTCTTCCTGAATATCATTATATAATTCTACGAATCCTAATTTTTTATAGAATTCACATGCATAATGACTAGATTTTACTGTGTACTTATCTGAATTTAAAATATTTTTTGCTTCTTCAAATAAACTGCTGGCTATACCCAATTTGAAATATTTGTCGTCCACAAAAAAAAGAGAAATATGATCGAAATCAGTTATTTCAAGCATTCCTACTATTATATCATTTTCATTTTTAGCAATGAGCATCAAAGAGCCTTGCATAAAAAATCTTAGCCTCATATTGTTAGTTGATATAAAAGTTAATACATTATTAATACCTTCATTGGTATCTAAATTGGAATTGTATTTTAAGTATATATTTTTGGCGAGAAGAGAAATATCATCAAGATTTTCAATTCCCGCCTTCTCAATTTTAAACATTGTATTTTTTATTGAAATGCTTTTATTAATCTTTGGAAAGGTAAATGATTAGTATCTTTTACAAATGAGCCATTTTTATAATATCTTAAATAAGGTATTAAATCATTGCCCCATACTGTTTCTTTGAAATTCATAAAAGGTTCATATAAAGGACTTTCATTATACATACAAATAAAAATAGTTATATCAATATCAGCATTATCTTTATTTGCATTTAATTCTCTTTGTAAGCCTTTCCAATCTCCGCACCAATCCTGAGTGAATATAGCCAAAACATTTTCTGAAGATTTTTTTATATCATCGCTTACTTCTTTAGTATCCATTATATGCTGCATTTCTTTATCATCAATGGTTTTAAAAGTTAACATTAGTTTCTCCTTAAAATATAAGTAATCTAATAATAATACAGTAAAATATATTTTTTATCAAGGAAATATTTCTAATTACGATATTTTATTCAATAGGGGGATTTTTATGAAAAAAATTATTATATCTATTATTGTTTTAAATATGATTAATTCTTTTTTATTTGCTGGAGATTTTCTCGATGATCAAAAAAGATATAATAGAGTTAGAACTGCCATAAAAGAAAAAGATAATATTGTAAAAAATACATTAAAAAATAATAATATAAAATTAGAAGAATTAAATATATTGATAACTGTATATAAGCAGGAAGATATACTTGAAATATATGCTAAAAATAAATCTGACAGTACATATAAAAAAATAGCTTCATATAATGTAGCAGCAAAATCAGGTATATTAGGTCCCAAGAGAATGGAAGGAGATTTGCAGGTTCCTGAAGGTTTTTATTATATAGACAGATTCAATCCTGCAAGCAGCTATTATCTATCATTAGGTATTAATTATCCAAATGAATCCGACAAAAAGAAAAGTAATGCATCAAGATTAGGAGGAGATATATTTATTCATGGTGCTAATGTTACAATAGGATGCATGCCTATGACTGATGATAAAATAAAGGAAATATATTTATATGCAGTTTATGCAAAAGATAATGGTCAAAATAAAATACCTGTTTATATATTTCCTTTTCAAATGACAGACAGAAATTTTGATTATTATAAAAAATATTATAATGAATCTTTAATTAATTTTTGGGATAATATAAAAAAAGGATATGATATATTCCAAAATTCAAAAAAAGAATTAAATATAAAAATAGATTCTAATGGAAACTATGTATTTTAAATTCTTGCAATTTTTCTATAAAAATATTACTATATAACAGATAATAATTATATAATAGCGAATGATTTAAATGAATAAAAATACTTCTTTTGTAGGTGCATATAGTTTCTGGTCATACTTACTGATTGCCATTGTATTTTTTAACTATTTGTTTTTTAGAACTTTAGTAATTGATAATAATTCTTTTATATATCTATTTACATTTATTTTAAATTATATTGTATTAATATCTTTTTTTCTTTTGGTATTTTATAAATTTTATAATTGTATATTTAATTCAGAGGTTTTTTTAGCTGTATTTGGTATATTGTTTCTAATATCAGGTACTTTAAGACTTTATGCCATAGAAATTAGTATTTATAATTATATAGAATTATTATATTTTTTATCAATATTGATTCTTACAATAAAAATTTTACTTACTATAATAAAATCAAATAATATAATGGAATTAGATAGGGGAATATATGTTTTTATACTTGTTTCATTATCTTCATCTAATATTAATTATATTTTAATATCAGCTAATAAAATAATAGATACAGATATTTTTCATTATATATCTACTTTTATATCAGCTTATATGAGTAAATTATCATCTTTCTCCTT is a genomic window containing:
- a CDS encoding WESB_1763 family membrane protein; the protein is MNKNTSFVGAYSFWSYLLIAIVFFNYLFFRTLVIDNNSFIYLFTFILNYIVLISFFLLVFYKFYNCIFNSEVFLAVFGILFLISGTLRLYAIEISIYNYIELLYFLSILILTIKILLTIIKSNNIMELDRGIYVFILVSLSSSNINYILISANKIIDTDIFHYISTFISAYMSKLSSFSFLVLMIAYILIFIKKVVMKNINKSFFFIIMMVILSIIAILVFGNSFFLIIVSFFGALGIVMYLPFTIYLVVIIMFLMTLFTSFMSSLVSKYYYPSLIIFTLFMLAGLDISNFSLRLISIFAIMEMLSMCKDKKDDTEYLTNNTL
- a CDS encoding L,D-transpeptidase family protein; this encodes MKKIIISIIVLNMINSFLFAGDFLDDQKRYNRVRTAIKEKDNIVKNTLKNNNIKLEELNILITVYKQEDILEIYAKNKSDSTYKKIASYNVAAKSGILGPKRMEGDLQVPEGFYYIDRFNPASSYYLSLGINYPNESDKKKSNASRLGGDIFIHGANVTIGCMPMTDDKIKEIYLYAVYAKDNGQNKIPVYIFPFQMTDRNFDYYKKYYNESLINFWDNIKKGYDIFQNSKKELNIKIDSNGNYVF
- a CDS encoding ABC transporter ATP-binding protein: MMNDIILKLENVKKYFYPRTNIVESLIKKSKEIKAVDDISIEVKRGEILAIIGESGSGKTTIGKLVMKLINPTSGNIIFENENINNFNKEETAKYRRNVQMIFQDPYASMNPRFKIKDVLKEPLYIHNIEGDEKVYDEMVIKALKDVKINPPEEFMERYPHMLSGGQRQRIATARALILNPKLVVADEPVSMIDLSTRAEILYMMKELQTEKNLSYIYITHDLSTARYFADRIAVMYLGNIVEIGDADEIIDNPKHPYTKALIAAVPDASSGRVNIIKELPIKGEIPNASDIPSGCRFHTRCIYAKEECKNNIPNTKKISENHSVSCLFAE
- the yqeK gene encoding bis(5'-nucleosyl)-tetraphosphatase (symmetrical) YqeK, encoding MKEYNDQEKKIAEYIEKYLPFRSKHIFSTRDLSIQIAEKYNVDTNKASIAALCHDLGKRYKDDEMRKIILENDNKEYPNYITGALLHARVSSIITEKEFSINDREILDAIESHTVGHGNMTMLEKIIYASDYLEPTRNIPAADKIREKIFTDFDNAFLEVVLESINFVLSKKQYLSDKTIELYNSLVIK
- a CDS encoding ABC transporter ATP-binding protein, with the protein product MENILEVENLKMYYHTSKGLVKAINDISFKIKKGETLGIVGESGCGKTSLGTSLLRMPSIPGKYEGGRIILDNEDIIPLKEEYVRKNIRWTKISMVFQGAMNSLTPVYTIENQMIETINRHIDMSKSEASKLIEEYLGYVGLHADVAKRYPHELSGGMKQRVVIATALFLKPKLIILDEPTTALDVIVQAQIINLLKKLKKDFDLSFIFITHDLALEAEISDKVCVMYGGKIAELASNEDIYKNAKHPYTKRLLAATPRLNKAVSKLEFIEGTPPDLLNPPKGCMFYDRCKERIDKCKNEEPILKDIGNGHLCACHLINN
- a CDS encoding GNAT family N-acetyltransferase → MFKIEKAGIENLDDISLLAKNIYLKYNSNLDTNEGINNVLTFISTNNMRLRFFMQGSLMLIAKNENDIIVGMLEITDFDHISLFFVDDKYFKLGIASSLFEEAKNILNSDKYTVKSSHYACEFYKKLGFVELYNDIQEENGVHFHYMIY